The Candidatus Bealeia paramacronuclearis DNA segment CCCGCCGTAAGTCCAAGGGTTCCTGTGCAAGGGTAATCCGCGCAGGGTAAGCCGGCCCCTAAGGCGAGGACGAAAGTCGTAGTCGATGGGAACCAGGTTAATATTCCTGGGCCAGCTGGATGTGACGAAGGCCGGAAGCTGTTCTTCCTTATTGGATTGGATAGAGCAGCCTAGGACTTCCAGGAAATAGCACCAGCATGTGACCGTACCCGAAACCGACACTGGTGGACGAGTAGAGTATACTAAGGCGCTTGAGAGAATGATGTTGAAGGAACTCGGCAAATTGACCCTGTAACTTCGGGATAAAGGGTACCTACATTGGGCAACCAATGCTAGGTGGCACAGACTAGGGGGTAGCGACTGTTTACCTAAAACACAGGACTCTGCGAAGAAGCAATTCGACGTATAGGGTCTGACGCCTGCCCGGTGCCGGAAGGTTAAGAGGAGATGTGAAAGCTTTGAATCGAAGCCCCGGTAAACGGCGGCCGTAACTATAACGGTCCTAAGGTAGCGAAATTCCTTGTCGGGTAAGTTCCGACCCGCACGAATGGCGTAACGACTTCCCCGCTGTCTCCAACATCAACTCAGTGAAATTGAATTCCCCGTGAAGATGCGGGGTACCCGCGGTTAGACGGAAAGACCCCGTGCACCTTTACTACAGCTTTGCAGTGGTATTAGGAGCATCATGTGTAGGATAGGTGGGAGCCTTTGAAGCGTCAGCGCCAGCTGGTGTGGAGGCAACCTTGAAATACCACCCTTGATGCTTTTGATATCTAACCAAGGTCCGTTATCCGGATCTGGGACCCTGCATGGTGGGTAGTTTGACTGGGGCGGTCGCCTCCCAAAGAGTAACGGAGGCGCGCGATGGTGGGCTCAAGCTGGTCGGAAATCAGCTGTCGAGTGCAATGGCATAAGCCCGCCTGACTGAAAGACTGACAAGTCAAGCAGAGACGAAAGTCGGTCATAGTGATCCGGTGGTTCCTTGTGGAAGGGCCATCGCTCAACGAATAAAAGGTACGCCGGGGATAACAGGCTGATCTCCCCCAAGAGTCCACATCGACGGGGAGGTTTGGCACCTCGATGTCGGCTCATCACATCCTGGGGCTGAAGCAGGTCCCAAGGGTTTGGCTGTTCGCCAATTAAAGTGGTACGTGAGCTGGGTTCAGAACGTCGTGAGACAGTTCGGTCCCTATCTGCCGTGGGTGTAAGAAAATTGAGAGGATCTGTCCTTAGTACGAGAGGACCGGGATGGACGTACCTCTGGTGTATCGGTTGTGGCGCCAGCTGCAATGCCGAGTAGCTATGTACGGACGGGATAACCGCTGAAAGCATCTAAGCGGGAAACCCACCTCAAAACAAGTTTTCTCCTGAGAGCCGTGGTAGACCACCACGTTGATAGGCCAGATGTGGAAGCGAGGTAACTCGTGAAGCTAACTGGTACTAATAGCTCGATTGGCTTGATTCGTATTCATTATAACTCTAACTTAAATTGAAAATCGGTTACAAAAATATCTTTACATGGTCTGGTGGCAATAGCGAGAATGTCACACCCGATCCCATCTCGAACTCGGCCGTTAAGGTTCTCTGCGCCGATGGTACTTCGTCTTAAGACGCGGAAGAGTAGGACGTCGCCAGACCTTGTAAAGATATTCTATTTTCTCACTATGTACATTTCCCTCTCTTTCTTACTCTTATATTTATTATAAGCTGACTTGGTTTTAGGCTTTTAGAAACTCTCGCAGGCATTTTTTATCAGCGCATATTTCCTAATGAGGAATCGTTTTTTAATGTCATCTCAATCTGCTGCTCGTTTTACAAAAATCACTTCCAAAGAACTCCTCTGCCTTGAGGAGGAGTTAGCGTTTTTCTTTAACGCCAAGGACCCCGAGCGTATTCAATATCACTATATTGCCGCATTGAAGGCGCTGGAAAACGATGCTCTTTGCCAAGAGGTGAGGAAAAGGGAGATTCTTGAAAATCTGGCTCAGGCTTATGCGGAAGTGGCGCATCAGACCTCTCTGGCCTTTGACCCTGCAAAGGCTGCTGAACTTGAATATGCTCTGATTTCAGCACAAAGGCAGCAGGCCTCTTTTGAGTCAATGGCAGAGATTATGAGGGATCTTTATGCCGTTGTTTATGGGACGCGATCACTTCATTTGGAAAAGGCCGCCCTTTTGAGGACATTTCTTTATCTTTATAAGATTCGACTCATCAATGCCGAAGAGGGTCTTTTAGAGAGCGATGTTTCTCTTTTAAAAGTCATCGATAAGGCCAGTAAGACGGAGCTTTCTTGTGGGTCTTCTGATGAATAAGGACATAAGGTTTTTCCAAGGGAGTATTGGAAACATATACCTGTCCGAGTTTAGATAGAAGTGAGACATGTTTGAGGCAAGAGGGATGGGGTGAGCGCGCCCTTAAATTGCGCTGTAGCGAGGCTCATCTCCATCGCCACACCCAAACCAGGCCTCAAGAATAGGAGAATGTAAAAAACCTATTGATGGAGGACTGGATGAGGATCCACGGACTACATAAAAATATGCATAGGCTTTATGCATATGCGCGTACACAAGACTATTTGGACGTCTATCGCAAACGGTATGAAGACGGCGTGAGGCGCTGGGAAAAGTTGAAAGCTAAAAACGTTTCCGATGCGATATGCCAAGACATTTGCGGGATGTCCCGCGCAACGTATTACCGCCACAAAATATTCTGCGTGATCTTGAAAATGGGATGGCTCCACCTTCAAAAAAGCCCTCATCGAAAAGGCGCTCGAAGGCGAGCTTGGACACCATCTTGGATATGCCAAGCACGGTAAAAGCTCACAGGAAAATAACCGTAATGGCTATAGTTCAAAAACCCTTAAAACGGATAAAGTGCCCCTTCAGCTCAACATTCCCCGAGATCGCGAAGCCTCTTTTGAGCCCCAATTAATCCGAAAACACCAAAGACGCCTCCAAGCCTTGGATGATAAAATCATCGCTCTTTATGCCCGCGGCATGGGGATGCGGAAGATCCAAGATTACCTCCTGGATCTTTATGGCACCGAAGTCTCCCCTGAGTTCATTTCTTCCGTCACAGATTCCGTCATGGAGGAAGTCACAGCCTGGCAAAATCGCCCCTTGGACAAGGTCTATCCCATCTTGTATTTGGACGCTGATTGACGTCAATTAGAATTTCCGCCAGCGACAATTAAAAGTTCCAAAATTTGGGGGCTATGAATTGGTCATTTTTGGTTCCCCTTGATGAGTGATTTTTTCCCAGGCAATCGATTAGATTTGGCCCTTTTATCGTCGTTTCCATTCCATCCGTTGACACTGTACCAACAAGTTCCATCCTCAAAGCAAGCGGTATAACAACCCTCCACCGTGGAAACACCCTGTATATAAGACCATTGCATAATTGAGGGATGAGGAGAGAAAGGATATACTGAGGAAAGTCCGAAAAGCAGGAGTGATCGAAAATGTCCTTTTTAAATCGTGAAGCCAGAGAGCGTTTAAAGAACAGTCAACTTATCCAAGCTTTTAGCCTTATCGACTGGGAGAGTGTAAAGCAAAATATGGGGAAACTAGGAAGATCTGGCTATGGCCCCAATGGGTACGTACCAGTCAATTTACTGAAGGCGTTGATTTTGCAGGCTTGGCATAGCTTAAGCGATGAGGGGTTGGAAGAAGCCTTGAGGGTTCGGTTGGACTTTATGGTCATCACGGGGTTGGAAAAGGTGCCTGATCATACGACGCTCTGTCGATTTCGCAACTTGTTGATCAGTCAAAACCTTTGGGAATACCTCCTTGCAATGATCAATTATCAACTAGAACAAAAGGGATTAAAAGTGAAAGAATCCCAAGGAGCGATTATAGATGCGACGCTTATCGAATCAGCGGCACGTCCTCGGAAAGAAATGGAGGGGATGGCTGTTGATCGTGAAGAAGACAAGGAATATGCTGTTGAAGAGCAGGTAACCCTTTCCAAAGATCCAGATGCCACATGGCTTAAGAAGGGGAAACGGAGCTATTTTGGGTACAAAGGCTTTATGGTCATTGACCAGGAGGACGGATATATTGATCAGGTTCACGTGACGCCTGCGCATGTCTCTGAAGTGAGAGAGTTGGAAGAGGTTGTGAAGAAGCGTCGAGATAAGAGGCTTTATGGAGACAAAGGGTATGCTTCCCAAGGAAACAAAGACTTGCTGAGGTCTAAGGGGATTAAGAACGGGTTGATGGAGAAAGCGAAAAGAAATAAGCCCTTAACCCATTGGCAAAAAGTATTTAACCGGATGATTTCGAAGATTCGATATAGGGTGGAACAAGGATTTGGAACCTTAAAACGAAAATTCAAATTCACGAGAGCATCCTATTTTACAACACCCAAAGTTCAAGGACAAATGGCCCTAAAAGCCATAGCCTTTAACCTCTTAAAGGCCACAAATAAGGTTGCTTATGGATAAATCAGGCGAGTTAAGTGAGTATTTGAGCAAAAAAAGAACAAAGAGACGAAGAAAAATATCATCCCCCTCAATTTAAAAAACTCAAAAATTAGCTTTTCAGGACCTCAGTTGGAATTTTTATTAATTATGCAATGGCCTTGAAAATCACATTTCTCTATTTATGCACCACTGTCATTGTTATTTGCGATAAGTTTTGTTGAAAAATAACTATTTGATTTTATTTGATGCTTCTGTGGTTTCACACCCGAATAACTTGGACATGGGTGGGTGGTTTTTTGCCTCTTGCCGCATTGACAATACGCCGAATCAGAGTTCTCGTTTTTTCTTCCAAAAGAACATCGTCCTGAAGTTCATCCAAAGTCATATCCGCCAAAATGGCTTGAAGTGATTCAATGCAGTCTTCTTGGAGTTCGAGCTCTTCATGAAATTCTCCCACCCCAAAAAAGAGGATTTCGGGTTCTGCCAGTAATTGACCTTTTTCCGAGACCACAAGTGTTGCAATAATTTGACCATTGGCCATCATGCGATGCCGAATGTGCATGGTTTCTCCTTGAAAAGGAATGAGAACGTTTCCATCCACTGCCAATCGCCCATGATGCACTTCGCCCACAATTTCAGGTTTTCCAGACGTGAGTTCTACGACCTGCCCATTATGTGTAACAATTGTATGAGGAATCTGGCAAAGCTTTCCAAGTTTCGATTGCTCGACCAAATGCTTTTCTTCTCCGTGAACGGGAATAAGAATTTGAGGTTTTGTCCAACCGTACATATCAATCAATTCATCACGGCAAGGATGACCGGAAACATGAACATCGGCTTCGATATGCGTGATGAGCTCAACACCTTGTTCCACGAGCATGTTTTGAAGCTCATCGATTTGCTTTTCATTTCCAGGAATTTGACGGGAGGAGAAAATCACAACATCACCCGTTTCGAGCTTAATATGTCTATCTTCTTGACTTGCAATGCGTTTGAGAGCTGCCCGTTGCTCACCTTGGCTTCCTGTGCAAATCAAAAGAGTTTTGCCGCGATCGAGTGCTTTGGCGTCATACGCTTTCAAAAAAGGGAGCATGCCTTGGAAATAACCAGATGCCCGTGCGGCGGCATCTACTTTTTCAAGGGAACGTCTGACTAAAACAGGAAAGCGGCCATTTTGATGGGCGGCTTCATAGCCTGTAGCCACGCGTGCGACGTTTGAGGCAAAGCACGCCATGACAACGCGTTTCCCAGGATATTTTCCTGCAAGTTCGATCAAGTTTTCGCGAATGACCGCTTCTGACCCCGAGCGACCTTCTTCAAAAACGTTGGTGGAATCGCATACAAGTGCCAAAACGCCCTCTTTTCCAAGGCGTTTTAATTTATCTTCATCCGTTGAATCTCCAACGAGGGGATTAGGGTCAATCTTCCAATCACCTGTGTGAAGAATTGTTCCTTTTGTGGTTTTAATGGCCAAGGCATTGGGCTCAGGAATCGAGTGGGTTAAATTAATAAAGTCAATGGAGAAAGGTCCAATATCAATGCCGCCACCTAGAGGTATCACGTGTACGGGCGGATTAATTCCGGCTTCCTTCGTTTTGTATTTCAGCATCTCTGCCGTAAATGGGGTTGCAAAAATGGGGCACTTGATTTTTGTCCAAAGATATTGAATCGCGCCATAATGATCTTCATGGGCATGCGTCAGAACAAGACCCAAAAGATCGTCTTTAATCTCTTCCAAAAAGGTGATGTCCGGCATGACAACTTCAATGCCAGGCGTATCATCAAAGGTAATTCCCATATCCACCATGATCCATTTTCCTTGATCATGGTAAAGGTTCAGGTTCATTCCGATCTCACCACACCCGCCTAATGGCAGGAAATACAAAGCATTTTTATCGAATTTCATCAAAGTCATTTCTTAAGTTAAAGTTTCTGCTTGTCTTGTAACATGCTTTATAATTTTAGGGGAGAGATTCATTGTAAATATTTTACGCCAATATGCCAGTATTCTTGATTTTCCGACAGGGTTACCCCCTGAAAAAGTTTACCTCAAGGGGGTATTGTATTTGAGCGTTTAAAATCAAAAAATATGTCACCCTGAACTTGTTTCAGGATCTTTTTTACCGAACACATCGCAAAAACTGTCTTTTCGGCAAAATATTGAGATGCTGAAATAAATTCAGTATGACGATTCGGTGGCCGTGATGTTTTCTGTTTTTCATGAGATTGCCTTGCGTTTTCCAAAAAGATTTCCCTTAAATTTATCTTTGTGGGGGAGGGGGCGTGCCATACATCTGTTGAGAAGAACCCAAAAATCAGTTAATCTTTTGTAAAGATATTTATGTCAAAATTTTGACGAATTAAAATATCGCAAAGGGGAGAAAACGAATGAAGGTTGAGCAGGGGTCATGGAACGCAAAACAATCGCTTGAGCAAAATACGCACCATCTTGGTGATGATGTTCAGCTAGTCCTATATTTTGGAGCTTACAAACTCCTTAAAAATCAAGATATTTATCAAAAGTTCAAAACCATATACCCTAATGCGATTATTGCTGGATGCAGCACAGGCGGTGAGATTTTTGATCGGGAATATAATGAGGATAGCTGCTCCTATTGTGCGATTAGTTTTGCAAACTCTGAAATCCAAGCCACCTCCCGCACACTCAACTCTTCAGAAGACTCTTATGAGGTTGGGAAAGAGCTCGCCCAAGAGCTGAATAAAAAAGAGAAGCTGCGTGCAGTATTTCTTCTTTCAGAGGGGCTTGTTGTCAATGGAAGCGCACTTGTAAAAGGTGTTAATGATGTTGTGGATATCTCGAAAGTAGTCGTTACAGGAGGCCTTGCGGGGGATGGCGATCGCTTCCAAGAGACCCTTGTAGGGTGTAATGCTAACCCCACCTCTCAAAATGTTGTAGCCATCGGCTTTTATGGCGATGACCTTGATATTCGTTGGGGAAGTCAAGGCGGGTGGGAAACCTTTGGACCTGAGCGCCTCATTACAAAGTCTTCAGGAAATATCATGTATGAGCTAGACGGAAAACCAGCCCTTGATCTTTATAAAAGATATTTAGGGGATGAAGCCGAAAACCTTCCTGCTTCCGCTCTCTATTTCCCACTTGCAATCTGGCCACAAGGACTCAATCCAGATCATGCAGTGACAAGGACTATTCTGGCTGTAGATGAAAACAACAACTCCCTTATATTTTCAGGTGATGTGCCAGAAGGATGGAATGCACGCCTTATGTGGGGAAAATTTGACAATATCGTAGAGGGAGCCGCCAAAGCTGCAGAATTTGCAGCTATTCCCGAAGCTGATAATTCATTTTCCATATTAATTAGCTGTTTAGGTCGTAAAGCGTTAATGGGACAACAGGTTGTGAATGAGGTTGAAGAATCCGCCAATATGTTGGGGGCAAACAACTCACGTCTTGGCTTTTATTCCTATGGAGAAATTGCCCCCCATTATCTTTCAGAAATTCCAGTCCTTCACAATCAAACGATGACAATTACAACAATTTCAGAAAAATGATCTATGTTTGAAAATATTGATGAATCAAGAATAAGGCATTCGCTTTTAAAAAAGCAAATAAAAAAGGCGGAGAAATCCACGTTTGCGGATCCCTTTGGCTATTTCGTAGCTCTTGTTGATCAAGCCTATTTAGATTCTGATAAGGAAAGACGTTTAAGCGAACACACCATGGAGGTAATGTCATCAGAGCTTATAGAGGCCAATCATGATTTAAGGCGCCAAGCACATGAACTCACTCAAACCCAGGAGCGCTATCTCTTGGCCGCAGAAGCTGCCAACGATGGCCTTTGGGATTGGGATCTTATGACAGATCTTGTTTATTATTCCATAAGGTGGCGAGATATGCTTGGAATTCCTCAAAGTATCGCTTTGAACTCCATTGAAGATTGGCTTTCTCGTATTCATCCTGACTATCAAGAGTTGGTACGAAAAGAAATTCAGCAACACATCGAAGGTCAATCTGAGAAAATTCAAATTGAATATCGCATTCAACATCATCAAGGACATTATATTTGGGCTCTTGCCCGAGGGCTTGCCTCACGAGACAAGATAGGGAAAGCCGTTCGCATTGCAGGATCTCAAACAGATATAACACTTCGCAAACAATACGAAGAGTCCTTATACAAAGCCGCCTTTCATGATGAGCTCACAGGTCTCACCAATCGTGCTCTTTTCATTGATCGCCTAGATCAAGCTATCCAAAAATCAAGACGATTGGGGGAAAAGAAAGTAGCAGTTCTTTTCCTAGATCTTGACCGTTTTAAATACATTAATGATTCCATGGGGCATGAAATTGGAGATGAAGTTCTTAAAGTTGTTGCCAATGTCCTGAGAGAGAGTACCCGCTCTACGGATACCGTGGGGCGCTTGGGAGGAGATGAATTCACGGTTCTACTTGACCCCATTAATGATCTTCAAGAGGCCAAAATCATTGCAGAACGCATTTTAAAAAAACTCAACCAGCCTTACAAAATTTCAGGCAAAGAAATTCACATTGCTTCGAGCATTGGATTAACTCTTTTAGATCCCAACCTCCCCGATCCACAAAGTGTTTTACGCAACGCTGATCTTGCGATGTATGAAGCAAAATCCACAGGCAAAGCCAGACTTGAGGTATTTGATCATTCTCAACATGAAAAAGTGATCTGGCGTATGCAAATGGAATCTGACCTCAGACATTGTGTGAATTGTGATGGATTAGAAGTCTATTATCAGCCCTTGATTGATCTTAAGACTGGACAAATTCATGCCTTTGAGACCCTCTTGCGATGGAACCATCCTGAAAAAGGGTTCATCTCTCCTGATCTTTTTATCCCGCTTGCAGAAGAAGTGGGTCTGATTGGACGTATTGGCCAGTCGGTTTTGGAAAAAGTGATTGCTCAGGTTCGTACGTGGATTCACACAATGGGAATTAAAAACACGCCTCAAATTGGTGTGAATATATCAGTGCGCCAATTGATGGATAATCATTACTTTGAACTTATTGTTTCAACTCTCAAAAAAATTGGAGGTTTGCGTCATTTTATTTATCTCGAAATTACGGAAAGTGTGATTATGAGAGATCCTAATCTTGTGATAGAGCGTCTGAAAAAACTGACTGCTTTGGGTATTAAAATCTCTATTGATGACTTTGGGACCGGATACTCATCTTTAAGTTATCTTCATAATTTTCCTTTTGATGTTTTAAAAATTGACAGAGAGTTCATATCTGCCATGATTAAAGACAAGCGTACAGAGCGCCTGGTTTCCACAATTATTGGACTTGCCAAAGATTTAGATTTAAAAATTGTAGCCGAAGGTATTGAAACTGAGGCCCAAATGAAAAAGCTCCAAGAACTATCATGCGATTACGGACAAGGTTATTATTTTGCAAAACCTATGGAAGCGGTTAATGCAACAGCCTTTCTATTAAATCAAAAAGCTTTTGACTCCGTGCGCGTGGGCTAGTTGTTTTAAGAGTTGAGGGCTATGCATTTGGAGCAATCCTCATATACGATACTTCTTGCGCATCAAACATGCCCTTGCTAACGGCGTCAGAAAGGCCAATAATCATAATTGGGAAATTTCTTTCCCTATTCTCACTTGTTATACTTCTGATGGAAAGTCTTAGTGGAAGTTTTTGGGATGGGTGCTCTGGAAAAGGCAAGCGCCCTCAAGATGCAAATTGTTCAAAAATTTGTCCATGTAGTCGCTTCTGAAAAACGGAGAGGAAATTACGAGAAAGGTCTAGGTTGTACATCCACCTAGTTCAGAACTGACTCAACACTTATAACAAAGTTTTTCAATGTAATAAGTCTCTTGGGCAATTGAAAAAATTGATTTTAAGCTCATTTTGTGCTTTTATCTAAATATACTCTTGAAGACCTCTTGTCCCAAGGCTCAGGATCCAGTAAAAGGAATCAGCTTATGACCCCTGGGGAGCCACCACACATGTCGATACTTTCTGATCAATGGATTCGCGCACAAGCCCGTGAAAACGGAATGATTGAGCCATTTGTTGAACATCAAACCAAAGAAGGCGTGATCTCTTACGGTCTTTCGTCTTATGGCTATGATGCGCGCGTGGCGCCTGAGTTTAAAATTTTCACCAATGTGGACAACGCCATTGTAGATCCCAAAAATTTCTCAGATGCAGGATTTGTCGACCGCGAGACAGACGTTTGTGTGATCCCTCCTAATAGTTTTGTGCTTGCACGCACAGTTGAATATTTCCGAATCCCTCGTGATGTTCTTGTGATTTGTCTTGGAAAATCCACTTATGCCCGTTGTGGTATTATTGTAAATGTGACCCCCCTTGAACCCGAATGGGAAGGTCATGTTACATTGGAATTTTCAAATACGACCCCGCTGCCTGCTAAAATTTATGCCAATGAAGGTGCGTGTCAGTTCCTTTTTTTAAAAGGGAATGAAGCGTGCGAAGTCTCTTATCGAGACCGTAAGGGCAAATATATGGGACAACAAGGCGTGACTCTCCCCAAAGTTATTTCTTCACTTAAATCAGTTAATTCTTAAAGGCTTGGTATTATGCATAAAATTAGAATTCAGGGCGGAAAAACGCTCAAAGGTACTATTCCTCTCAGTGGCGCTAAAAATGCGGCTCTCCCGTTGATGGCCACCTGTCTTTTGACAGATGATGCACTCCATCTTCAAAATATGCCTTTTTTGAGCGATATCAGCTCAATGATTGATCTCTTGGCGCAATTGGGCGTAGAAGTTCATTCTGACACAAGCTCAAAAACCGTCACCTTTAATGCCAAAGGATTATCGAGCACGACAGCGCCTTATGATTTAGTGCGCAAAATGCGGGCCTCCGTCCTTGTATTAGGGCCTTTGGTAGCCCGCCACGGGGAAGCTCACGTCTCCCTTCCCGGAGGTTGTGCCATTGGAACTCGTCCCATTGATCTTCATATTAAAGGGCTTCAAGCTTTGGGCGCTGAGATTGAACTCGGGGAAGGCTATATCCACGCCAAAGCCTCCCAGGGACTTAAAGGAGCTGATTTTACATTCTCCGTGGTTTCGGTGACGGGCACCGAAAACCTCATGATGGCCGCAGCCTTGGCCAAGGGGCAAACGCGCCTCATTAATGCCGCACGGGAACCTGAGATTGTGGATCTTGCCCATTGTTTAAATGGTATGGGCGCCAAAATTTCTGGCATGGGCACTGACACAATTACCATTGAAGGCGTTGAAAAACTCCATGGCTATACGCACCGTATTCTTCCTGATCGCATTGAAATGGGAACCTACGCTATTGCCGCAGCCATTACCCACGGCGATATTTTCTTAGAGTATGGAGATGTGAATCTCATTCCCAGTTTTGCGCCACTTTTAGAGCAAAGTGGTGTTAAATTCACTCAAAGCGAGACAGGCCTTCGTGTGAAATCAGTTAATGGAAAAAATCATGGTGTTGATATCATGACAGAACCCTTCCCCGGATTTGCCACCGATCTTCAAGCCCAGGCCATGACTCTCATGTGTACCGCAGAGGGTGCCTCGATGATTACCGAATCCATCTTTGAGAACCGCTTTATGCATGTGCCTGAACTTTGCCGCATGGGCGCCAACATTACCGTTCATGGTTCTTCTGCTCTTGTGCGAGGTGTCCCCCATTTAATTGGAGCACCTGTGATGGCCACCGATCTTCGCGCCTCCGTCTCTTTAGTACTTGCAGGCCTTGTGGCCCAGGGCGAGACCCTTGTTAATCGTGTCTATCATCTTGATCGCGGATATGAAGGCCTTGAAGAAAAACTCAGAAATTGCGGCGCAGAGATTGAACGCCTTCAGGAATGACACTATATATAAATGAGAACGATGACGATTCAACAGGGAAACATCAAGAATGGATCACAATTCTCATACAACACCACCTCTCAAACTCAAAGCC contains these protein-coding regions:
- a CDS encoding IS5 family transposase; this translates as MSFLNREARERLKNSQLIQAFSLIDWESVKQNMGKLGRSGYGPNGYVPVNLLKALILQAWHSLSDEGLEEALRVRLDFMVITGLEKVPDHTTLCRFRNLLISQNLWEYLLAMINYQLEQKGLKVKESQGAIIDATLIESAARPRKEMEGMAVDREEDKEYAVEEQVTLSKDPDATWLKKGKRSYFGYKGFMVIDQEDGYIDQVHVTPAHVSEVRELEEVVKKRRDKRLYGDKGYASQGNKDLLRSKGIKNGLMEKAKRNKPLTHWQKVFNRMISKIRYRVEQGFGTLKRKFKFTRASYFTTPKVQGQMALKAIAFNLLKATNKVAYG
- a CDS encoding ribonuclease J; this translates as MKFDKNALYFLPLGGCGEIGMNLNLYHDQGKWIMVDMGITFDDTPGIEVVMPDITFLEEIKDDLLGLVLTHAHEDHYGAIQYLWTKIKCPIFATPFTAEMLKYKTKEAGINPPVHVIPLGGGIDIGPFSIDFINLTHSIPEPNALAIKTTKGTILHTGDWKIDPNPLVGDSTDEDKLKRLGKEGVLALVCDSTNVFEEGRSGSEAVIRENLIELAGKYPGKRVVMACFASNVARVATGYEAAHQNGRFPVLVRRSLEKVDAAARASGYFQGMLPFLKAYDAKALDRGKTLLICTGSQGEQRAALKRIASQEDRHIKLETGDVVIFSSRQIPGNEKQIDELQNMLVEQGVELITHIEADVHVSGHPCRDELIDMYGWTKPQILIPVHGEEKHLVEQSKLGKLCQIPHTIVTHNGQVVELTSGKPEIVGEVHHGRLAVDGNVLIPFQGETMHIRHRMMANGQIIATLVVSEKGQLLAEPEILFFGVGEFHEELELQEDCIESLQAILADMTLDELQDDVLLEEKTRTLIRRIVNAARGKKPPTHVQVIRV
- a CDS encoding FIST signal transduction protein; this translates as MKVEQGSWNAKQSLEQNTHHLGDDVQLVLYFGAYKLLKNQDIYQKFKTIYPNAIIAGCSTGGEIFDREYNEDSCSYCAISFANSEIQATSRTLNSSEDSYEVGKELAQELNKKEKLRAVFLLSEGLVVNGSALVKGVNDVVDISKVVVTGGLAGDGDRFQETLVGCNANPTSQNVVAIGFYGDDLDIRWGSQGGWETFGPERLITKSSGNIMYELDGKPALDLYKRYLGDEAENLPASALYFPLAIWPQGLNPDHAVTRTILAVDENNNSLIFSGDVPEGWNARLMWGKFDNIVEGAAKAAEFAAIPEADNSFSILISCLGRKALMGQQVVNEVEESANMLGANNSRLGFYSYGEIAPHYLSEIPVLHNQTMTITTISEK
- a CDS encoding putative bifunctional diguanylate cyclase/phosphodiesterase codes for the protein MFENIDESRIRHSLLKKQIKKAEKSTFADPFGYFVALVDQAYLDSDKERRLSEHTMEVMSSELIEANHDLRRQAHELTQTQERYLLAAEAANDGLWDWDLMTDLVYYSIRWRDMLGIPQSIALNSIEDWLSRIHPDYQELVRKEIQQHIEGQSEKIQIEYRIQHHQGHYIWALARGLASRDKIGKAVRIAGSQTDITLRKQYEESLYKAAFHDELTGLTNRALFIDRLDQAIQKSRRLGEKKVAVLFLDLDRFKYINDSMGHEIGDEVLKVVANVLRESTRSTDTVGRLGGDEFTVLLDPINDLQEAKIIAERILKKLNQPYKISGKEIHIASSIGLTLLDPNLPDPQSVLRNADLAMYEAKSTGKARLEVFDHSQHEKVIWRMQMESDLRHCVNCDGLEVYYQPLIDLKTGQIHAFETLLRWNHPEKGFISPDLFIPLAEEVGLIGRIGQSVLEKVIAQVRTWIHTMGIKNTPQIGVNISVRQLMDNHYFELIVSTLKKIGGLRHFIYLEITESVIMRDPNLVIERLKKLTALGIKISIDDFGTGYSSLSYLHNFPFDVLKIDREFISAMIKDKRTERLVSTIIGLAKDLDLKIVAEGIETEAQMKKLQELSCDYGQGYYFAKPMEAVNATAFLLNQKAFDSVRVG
- the dcd gene encoding dCTP deaminase, yielding MSILSDQWIRAQARENGMIEPFVEHQTKEGVISYGLSSYGYDARVAPEFKIFTNVDNAIVDPKNFSDAGFVDRETDVCVIPPNSFVLARTVEYFRIPRDVLVICLGKSTYARCGIIVNVTPLEPEWEGHVTLEFSNTTPLPAKIYANEGACQFLFLKGNEACEVSYRDRKGKYMGQQGVTLPKVISSLKSVNS
- the murA gene encoding UDP-N-acetylglucosamine 1-carboxyvinyltransferase, encoding MHKIRIQGGKTLKGTIPLSGAKNAALPLMATCLLTDDALHLQNMPFLSDISSMIDLLAQLGVEVHSDTSSKTVTFNAKGLSSTTAPYDLVRKMRASVLVLGPLVARHGEAHVSLPGGCAIGTRPIDLHIKGLQALGAEIELGEGYIHAKASQGLKGADFTFSVVSVTGTENLMMAAALAKGQTRLINAAREPEIVDLAHCLNGMGAKISGMGTDTITIEGVEKLHGYTHRILPDRIEMGTYAIAAAITHGDIFLEYGDVNLIPSFAPLLEQSGVKFTQSETGLRVKSVNGKNHGVDIMTEPFPGFATDLQAQAMTLMCTAEGASMITESIFENRFMHVPELCRMGANITVHGSSALVRGVPHLIGAPVMATDLRASVSLVLAGLVAQGETLVNRVYHLDRGYEGLEEKLRNCGAEIERLQE